A window of Harpia harpyja isolate bHarHar1 chromosome 23, bHarHar1 primary haplotype, whole genome shotgun sequence contains these coding sequences:
- the LOC128135347 gene encoding uncharacterized protein C12orf50 homolog gives MAAVGNDRYSHFHSPYAQRTYSNVPCFWETQPVGCVRFNCAFHHSKPRNINGLFLPPTNSAPLQQGVQGGILHPAHRQELLRTQKNIVLPIHPPVIININDDDDDEEDDEEEENCVPEWVPRTAADLEEERAIKEICYKSGEYYGIQYPHKHQSTKTVSAPRENELLPLEATEQHLQKETNHTELVKSHHYQEVQEEKGISEEPRNSPNTGTGKGIRTSDPKAKPRYRPRGQRKDDQTASSYIPYERETGRKTDFNSSEPRRSALALYPTVTITQEPKFNGSTGDGNAIPTKLNNTKREGQTKGRRGPTESIPRTDCRSSENGGIRTSDPKAKPRYQPRGQRKDDQTASSYIPYERETGRKTDFNSSEPRRSAYVVYRTVTATQEPKFSGSTAVPEPRGWKGSKQKNQFDTNRRFWTQMENYDKYTSGSYNAPTQRKRNPHAKTFSKSKTTIQSLCVTHGPNRLFALRLHSSKCELAEHPHSSGKLSLLACYESASLKGQRDKFEPC, from the exons ATGGCTGCAGTTGGGAATGACCGTTATTCCCATTTTCACTCCCCCTATGCACAG cGAACGTACAGCAACGTCCCCTGCTTCTGGGAAACACAACCCGTAGGCTGTGTGAGGTTCAACTGTGCCTTCCATCATAGCAAGCCTCGTAatataaatggactttttttgccACCTACCAAca GTGCCCCACTGCAACAGGGTGTCCAAGGAGGGATTCTGCATCCAGCGCATCGTCAAGAATTACTCAGAACTCAAAAGAATATTGTACTACCAATTCATCCTCCAGTGATTATAAACATCAACGACGATGACGATGATGAAGAGGacgatgaagaggaagagaatt gtGTTCCTGAGTGGGTGCCTAGGACTGCTGCAGatcttgaagaggaaagagcaataaAGGAAATATGCTATAAGTCTG GAGAGTATTACGGGATTCAGTACCCCCACAAACACCAATCAACAAAAACTGTGTCTGCACCTCGGGAAAATGAGCTATTGCCCTTGGAAGCTACTGAGCAACACTTGCAGAAAG AAACCAACCACACTGAGCTGGTAAAAAGCCATCACTATCAAGAagtacaggaagagaaagggatatCTGAGGAGCCAAGAAATTCACCTAATACAGGAACAGGcaaag gaattcgcacttcagaccccaaagccaaaccaaggtaccgaccaaggggtcaaaggaaggatgatcaaactgcttcttcttatattccttatgagagagaaactggaagaaagactgactttaattcttcagaacctcgaaGATCAGCACTTGCATTGTACCCTACTGTCACCATcacccaagaaccaaagttcaacgggtctacag gtgatggtaatgcaattcctacaaaattgaataatacaaagagagaaggacagactaaaggaaggagaggaccaaCAGAGAGTATTCCCAGAACAGATTGCAGATCCTCTGAAAACGGAG gaattcgcacttcagaccccaaagccaaaccaaggtaccaaccaaggggtcaaaggaaggatgatcaaactgcttcttcttatattccttatgagagagaaactggaagaaagactgactttaattcttcagaacctcgaaGATCAGCATATGTAGTCTACCGTACTGTCACTGCcacccaagaaccaaagttcagtggatctacag cagtaCCTGAGCCACGTGGTTGGAAAGGCTCCAAGCAAAAGAATCAGTTTGACACTAATAGAAGATTTTGGACCCAAATGGAAAACTATG ACAAGTATACTTCAGGATCTTACAATGCACcaactcaaaggaaaagaaatccacatgcAAAAACGTTCTCTAAGTCTAAAACAACCATTCAG TCTCTCTGTGTCACCCACGGACCTAACAGGTTGTTTGCTCTGCGGTTGCACAGTTCGAAATGTGAACTAGCAGAGCATCCTCATAGTTCTGGCAAGCTTAGCCTTCTAGCTTGCTATGAAAGTGCTTCCCTGAAAGGGCAAAGAGATAAGTTTGAACCCTGTTGA
- the LOC128135349 gene encoding LOW QUALITY PROTEIN: uncharacterized protein C12orf50 homolog (The sequence of the model RefSeq protein was modified relative to this genomic sequence to represent the inferred CDS: substituted 1 base at 1 genomic stop codon), whose product MAAVGNDRYSHFHSPYAQRTYSNVPCFWETQPVGCVRFNCAFHHSKPRNINGLFLPPTNSAPLQQGVQGGILHPAHRQELLRTQKNIVLPIHPPVIININDDDDDEEDDEEEENCVPEWVPRTAADLEEERAIKEICYKSGEYYGIQYPHKHQSTKTVSAPRENELLPLEATEQHLQKGDGNAIPTKLNNTKREGQTKGRRGPTESIPRTDCRSSENGGNILXHQLLIAEHHMVDKITDCIWIRLSSTTLLLKFVLSLLGIRTSDPKAKPRYRPRGQRKDDQTASSYIPYERETGRKTDFNSSEPRRSALALYPTVTITQEPKFNGSTGDGNAIPTKLNNTKREGQTKGRRGPTESIPRTDCRSSENGGIRTSDPKAKPRYQPRGQRKDDQTASSYIPYERETGRKTDFNSSEPRRSAYVVYRTVTATQEPKFSGSTAVPEPRGWKGSKQKNQFDTNRRFWTQMENYDKYTSGSYNAPTQRKRNPHAKTFSKSKTTIQSQEDIDVNRRGERYIDRRKRGSK is encoded by the exons ATGGCTGCAGTTGGGAATGACCGTTATTCCCATTTTCACTCCCCCTATGCACAG cGAACGTACAGCAACGTCCCCTGCTTCTGGGAAACACAACCCGTAGGCTGTGTGAGGTTCAACTGTGCCTTCCATCATAGCAAGCCTCGTAatataaatggactttttttgccACCTACCAAca GTGCCCCACTGCAACAGGGTGTCCAAGGAGGGATTCTGCATCCAGCGCATCGTCAAGAATTACTCAGAACTCAAAAGAATATTGTACTACCAATTCATCCTCCAGTGATTATAAACATCAATGACGATGACGATGATGAAGAGGacgatgaagaggaagagaatt gtGTTCCTGAGTGGGTGCCTAGGACTGCTGCAGatcttgaagaggaaagagcaataaAGGAAATATGCTATAAGTCTG GAGAGTATTACGGGATTCAGTACCCCCACAAACACCAATCAACAAAAACTGTGTCTGCACCTCGGGAAAATGAGCTATTGCCCTTGGAAGCTACTGAGCAACACTTGCAGAAAG gtgatggtaatgcaattcctacaaaattgaataatacaaagagagaaggacagactaaaggaaggagaggaccaaCAGAGAGTATTCCCAGAACAGATTGCAGATCCTCTGAAAACGGAGGTAATATACTTTAGCATCAGCTTCTCATTGCTGAACATCACATGGTCGATAAAATAACTGATTGTATTTGGATTCGGCT tagtagcacaacattattgcttaagtttgttctttcacttttaggaattcgcacttcagaccccaaagccaaaccaaggtaccgaccaaggggtcaaaggaaggatgatcaaactgcttcttcttatattccttatgagagagaaactggaagaaagactgactttaattcttcagaacctcgaaGATCAGCACTTGCATTGTACCCTACTGTCACCATcacccaagaaccaaagttcaacgggtctacag gtgatggtaatgcaattcctacaaaattgaataatacaaagagagaaggacagactaaaggaaggagaggaccaaCAGAGAGTATTCCCAGAACAGATTGCAGATCCTCTGAAAACGGAG gaattcgcacttcagaccccaaagccaaaccaaggtaccaaccaaggggtcaaaggaaggatgatcaaactgcttcttcttatattccttatgagagagaaactggaagaaagactgactttaattcttcagaacctcgaaGATCAGCATATGTAGTCTACCGTACTGTCACCGCcacccaagaaccaaagttcagtggatctacag cagtaCCTGAGCCACGTGGTTGGAAAGGCTCCAAGCAAAAGAATCAGTTTGACACTAATAGAAGATTTTGGACCCAAATGGAAAACTATG ACAAGTATACTTCAGGATCTTACAATGCACcaactcaaaggaaaagaaatccacatgcAAAAACGTTCTCTAAGTCTAAAACAACCATTCAG AGCCAAGAAGACATAGACGTGAATAGAAGAGGAGAACGGTATatagacagaagaaagagaggaagcaagtAA
- the LOC128135348 gene encoding uncharacterized protein C12orf29 homolog produces the protein MRRRGAVQRKVPCLFVTEVKEEPSAKRERQPFKVLATEAITGKALEADIYNAIPTEKVDGTCCYVTTYTGQPYLWARMDRKPNKQAEKRFKRFLYSLEDCKEFVWNVEEDFKPVPDTWIPAKDIEFCNGNPLPDENGHMPGWVPVEKNSKQYCWHSSVVNYEAEIALLLKHHADPGLLEISPVPLSEILEQTLELIGTNINANPYEFASQTGIKMA, from the exons atGAGGCGGCGGGGCGCGGTGCAGCGGAAGGTGCCGTGTCTGTTCGTGACCGAGGTGAAGGAGGAGCCGTCGGCCAAGCGGGAGCGCCAG CCCTTTAAAGTTTTGGCAACTGAAGCTATAACCGGGAAGGCGTTAGAGGCAGATATATACAATGCAATCCCTACTGAAAAGGTGGACGGAACCTGCTGTTACGTAACTACCTATACAG GGCAACCCTATCTATGGGCCAGGATGGATCGAAAACCCaacaagcaagctgaaaaaaggtTTAAACGATTCTTGTATTCATTGGAAGATTGCAAAG AATTTGTTTGGAATGTTGAAGAGGATTTCAAGCCTGTTCCAGATACCTGGATTCCAGCAAAGGACATAGAGTTCTGTAATGGCAATCCTTTGCCCGATGAGAATGGACATATGCCAG gttgggtgcctgtggagaaaaatagtAAGCAGTATTGCTGGCACTCATCTGTTGTAAATTACGAGGCTGAAATAGCGCTGCTATTGAAACACCATGCTGACCCAGGGCTTCTGGAAATCAGTCCAGTGCCGTTATCGGAAATTTTAGAACAAACATTGGAGCTTATTGGGACTAATATTAATGCAAATCCATATG AATTTGCATCTCAGACTGGAATCAAAATGGCCTAA